A genomic region of Magnetococcales bacterium contains the following coding sequences:
- a CDS encoding DUF3488 domain-containing protein — protein MSRDFRPEPLVLILVSAELLLAVGPGFVHLPWHAAACAWGIVALCLGMTLLHTRRYLRHGFFHPVQRKVHMGLLILACCLVIAARRDVPLLDLGSSFLGVLLFIKLLELHTPKDGRHLLLASLLPALAECFHDQSPWTGLRLLGVVLLLPLLLPLLTWSPVVAGQPTREATILTDMRSIGMGLWRTLKMTGMLVVHSFPITIILFLLSPRPYDGGEISSALRQALYGMDGPRFGGDDPAGAGKGIQWLFREERSWLSKLWDDFVAALDHGWEAFLHYGAYQQQQLLNAMGFTDAGSWWSVLGLLALLIVLSLAALLGWMVYHRWRQMDPVVRAYHRHCWLVARLGTARLPHEGPEDFARRAAGRHPFLAQPIMCIGQLYGDLRYGPDLSPEIFRQLQKQVNYLFFRVVFKRNG, from the coding sequence ATGTCGCGTGATTTTCGTCCCGAGCCCCTGGTCTTGATCCTGGTGTCGGCAGAGTTGTTGCTGGCCGTTGGGCCGGGGTTTGTGCATTTGCCATGGCACGCGGCAGCGTGTGCGTGGGGCATTGTCGCGCTTTGTCTGGGGATGACTCTCTTGCACACACGGAGGTACCTTCGCCACGGATTTTTTCATCCTGTCCAGCGCAAGGTTCACATGGGTCTGCTGATCCTGGCCTGCTGCCTGGTCATTGCCGCCCGTCGCGATGTTCCCCTGTTGGATTTGGGAAGCAGTTTCCTGGGGGTGCTGCTGTTCATCAAGCTGCTGGAGTTGCATACCCCGAAGGATGGCAGACATCTGCTGCTGGCGAGTTTATTGCCTGCCCTGGCAGAGTGTTTCCATGATCAATCTCCCTGGACCGGTCTGCGCCTGCTGGGGGTTGTGCTGCTGTTGCCCCTGCTGTTGCCCCTGTTGACATGGAGCCCGGTCGTGGCTGGACAGCCCACACGAGAAGCAACCATTTTGACCGACATGCGGTCCATCGGAATGGGTTTGTGGCGCACGTTGAAGATGACCGGGATGCTGGTGGTCCACTCTTTTCCCATCACCATCATCTTGTTCCTGCTGTCACCCCGTCCCTACGATGGTGGAGAGATCTCCTCGGCTTTGCGCCAGGCACTCTATGGCATGGATGGTCCCCGGTTTGGCGGTGATGACCCGGCAGGCGCAGGGAAGGGCATCCAATGGTTGTTCCGGGAGGAGAGGTCGTGGTTGTCCAAACTTTGGGACGATTTCGTCGCCGCGCTCGACCACGGGTGGGAGGCTTTTTTGCACTATGGCGCCTATCAGCAACAGCAACTGCTGAACGCCATGGGTTTCACAGACGCCGGGTCGTGGTGGTCGGTGTTGGGGTTGCTGGCGTTGCTGATTGTTTTGTCGCTGGCTGCTCTCCTCGGATGGATGGTATACCATCGCTGGCGGCAGATGGATCCGGTGGTGCGGGCATACCATCGGCACTGCTGGCTTGTGGCCCGATTGGGAACTGCCCGTCTGCCGCATGAAGGCCCGGAGGATTTTGCCCGGCGGGCTGCCGGGCGGCACCCGTTTCTGGCCCAGCCCATCATGTGTATCGGGCAGCTGTACGGTGATTTGCGTTATGGGCCGGACCTTTCTCCGGAGATATTCCGGCAGTTGCAAAAACAGGTCAATTATCTGTTTTTTCGCGTCGTTTTTAAAAGAAATGGGTAA